The Acropora palmata chromosome 3, jaAcrPala1.3, whole genome shotgun sequence nucleotide sequence AGCCTTTTCAAATTTGTGACTAAAATTTGCTCGTCTCTaatctgttcttttttttcattcacttAATCAAATTTATATTTAATCATTAAAATTTGTATTTAATCATTAAAATTTGTATTTAATCATTAAAATGAGGATAAAAACAAGATGAAGCCAGATGCAATCACTAACCTACCCCTAAATTGATGTTAAAATGATTGTGTCAAGGACACTGCGTCCAAAATCCAATCAACAGCTAAAACAGCTATCAATCTTTGTTCCGAATGAAAAGCCAGAACCAAAGAGTGCCCCCTAAACCCCATGAAGAGAGTCGAACCACCTTTCAATTAGCCTGAATTTCAGCCATTCTCTTTAAAGTCACTCTTCCAAAGTGACTTAAAAGCCAGCGGAGGAGGTGGGAGTAGGTGGCTAAAATTCAGGCCACTTTTCAATGACAGTAACGAGTGTCCTTACATTATGAATGTCTAAGACCGCTCATAAGCTCAAATGAAAGCTACCCTAAAAAAACCATGAAGTACTGTGCACTATAGAAGAGTACTACAATTTAAGCGCAAACCAATTAAAGTGAATTGATCAAGGACATTAAAGCGATGGAGGCAAACTATTTCAAATAATGTTAGACCCAAATGCTAATACCTTTCTGTCTttgttgtttcatttgcaGTTCGAATGAATTCACTTTCCCCTTCCACTTTGATTGCTTCACTTGTTTCTTGTGGCCCTGTGCCTGTTTCTTGAATCACTTCActtgtttcttgtttctcCGCTTTGCTTTTCATGAGCTCTCCTTTTCCCTGCTCAGATGTTTTTTCCATCTCACTAGAATCATTATTTACTTGGTGTACAGCCACCTTGTCCTCTTCCTCTGCTTGCAGTGATTCAGTTTGTCCACTGGgtatttcatttcctttctacaacaaaagtgaaacTTCAATGCTTTGCATAACATGACCATTCGTGTTGCACATACAGTAGAGTACTTGGATATGTCCtggtttgaaattcattttacttgaaGCTCAGTTTACTGTCATTAACAATGGCATCAAGCTGAGTGGAAGGTGGGTGCCCAGGATGTCCAGGGGCCTCCACTGTGATCAGCCAGCCCCTAGACAGTAAAACACTCCCATGGCTAGCAATCtccacaacccagccatgagcccccacacaGGGACATCTGGGCACCCATCACACTGTGATAACACTGTtacagtgaaaacaaaaaaggggATTAGAGGGAGGGAcacagaaaaataagaaaagcactaacactgaaaacaaatcgcttaaagaaaaaacaaagggcCCAAAACACTCTTTCCAACATGGTTCCAAATAGTCGCTACAATGAGACTGCACCACCTGTGCACATATGCCTGAGACTCTTGACCACCAAGCAAACCACTCCATCATGGACCCAGATGCACCAGAAAACCagcatctctttgttgttaactaggttaaattgcatttaaccacattGATTCCCCTCACTATTATCTTTACTTAGTCAACGCACCTTGATATCCTCTTTAGTAGAAACCTGAGAGGATTCTATCTCTTCTTCTGCAGAATGTCCACTTTGTTCTGAGTCCGAACGAGAAGACAAGTCAATGATTTCATCTGAACCCTCACTACTCTCTGTAAAGACAACGTTATCTGCTTTTGGCTCTAGGAAGAAAACCCATGATTAAAGGTGAAATTAGTAACTTCAGGTATTGACCAATTTGTTGAACATAATATACATGCATAAATAACAATCAAATGCGTATGCAGAAATGCATAAAATGAGTACATCTGTTTTCTTGTATGGTTAAGAAATACCACCCACTTGGCCAAACGAATGGTTACAATGGATGGTACCAGTAGCAACTTCGCCAACATACATACTGTAGTGCCTTAATATTAAGTACATTTTTACAGTCAATGTTTGAACTTCATGAAAACACTATTGAAACcaagatattttaaaataaaaatggggGTCAGTTTCCGATTCAGTAGAAACAGAATGAATGATCAATGAGATGATACTTTgcataataacccaagtaattctcacattctgattggtcctcgcctatgatctattagaggacagatgcacagatgacgacaggacttaattcaagtttttttgaatttttttaatttgaaccaatcacaattctttgctaagcatagcaaccaatcagttcgcttcattttttatagacatgagatcacgtcagtgctattttcgtgtctgtcaaagtggcgaaatttgaaataaaagggcattttttccgtgtattaatttttttattatataccgtaaaacaaatagattccatattgccgtgcgtctgttcagtaatagatcacagaggacgtcaaaatgtggtaagaacatcagtgacacactcggctgggcctcgtgtgccacttttttgttcttaccacattttgacgtcatctgtgatctattactgaacagacgcacggcaacatggaatctatttgttaagtaGATTGGCAAAAGTATTCAAGACTTTACTTGCGCAATTTATTcttaatattatcatgatgCTGCTTGGGGACAAAATCAATCCACTGATAGCCACAAAATTTATCGATGCCTTTTTGTGACTTGTTCCAGGGGTTGTTGCaagattaattttgataatgaCACCACTTGTTCACCACATACCATCTTCACTTAGACGAATTATCTTTGCCCTTGGTTCATCTGCCGTGCTTGCTGCATCTTCAGGCCTATGCCGCTCAGGAACTGGAGGAGGTGTTTCGTCTCCTGAATCTTCTTCACTCTTTGCATCACCAGTTGTGACCTCACCCAAattctctttttcattttctctttctgaAATCAAAATTAGTACCAGCAGTTCTTAAATATAAAGGCTGGggattaaaaacaaattatttctggcaaaaaagtaaaagcaaagtcaatttttttcaggggGGGCAGGGGACGGGATCATCTTTTCACATTTGATTCTACCATCATTTTGAATAATTCTTATTATAGAACCTGGATGAACTTGCTTGACACAGGGTGTGATGCCTGACACTCCACCAATCCAGAAAAGTGATACTGCATATTCAGTTTACATTTCTAAAGATTATTGATTACTTACTTTTGGGATTACAATTTCTGAAATTCCTGGAAGTGCATTTTAATCACTTCATTTCAAAAGAGGAGAGAAGGAGCTAGCAGTATCTTCCTACATACAGTAAACCATAAAACAAGGCCAACATTGCTTTGGCATTGCTTTTGAACAAGCCTTCATGTCAAATTATCAGAAACTGATAGCATGCCTTCATTAGCTTTCCAGTGATTTTCTGTGGCTTTCTGATATATATCTGGCATCAGAACTTTCACACCCTCAAGGATTGCCAGATATGTGAAACGCAGCTGATCTGGTGTTTGGATCAGACCCACTCTGTACTGCCGGATTTCCAACAACACATCTGTTATGCTGATTTGCTCCATGTCTCCTGTGCTTTCAATctagacaaaaacaaatactgaagtgtcaaatggcacagaagaAAATTCTGGaaaggaaaattattattttttctcaagtCCTGAAACAGACTAATTCACAATCAAAAACACATACActgaaacaataaattattatttttaaagccTTGCCAATCTACATTGGACACACAAgcccttgacaagaagagggACATTGAGTGACTATGAGtgtaaaagaaatacaaaagtTGTAGTAACATTTACACATTTACCCACATGATCCAATTTTGAGGCTTATATTTGACCTCAATCAACTGTCTCAAGGTCCTTAAGGTTCTAGTTGTATTGACTAACTATTAAACATTCTTTTATTAGCAATTCTGTGGTATTAGAATTTGAAATACAAAGTTCAACGTGATTCCTGTTAGGAGGACTACTTAACCAGTAATGAAAAGAACCCAtgaaaattcaggcctggACTGAGCATTGCAGTGGTCGGGGGCcaagaacttttcgggccgaaaagccattcctaAAAGTACGACCTGCTtgttctgtaaagctgatcttttcatatgttgtaaagggaataaaaataaaaataacggcaaagtttcgtgcctcgagacgccttccttttgaagatacaaagacaATTATGCCCAAatgctcttcattaatattcatattttcgattatccggaccctcgattatccagactatttcgtgtggtcccaacgagtccggagaatcgaggttcgactgtatctatataataaacagaacattACATGGCCGCTTGgggatacgaattttatcttctcgtgctgaaagtatctctcactcattcgctgcgctcactcatGAGTGATACTTTCagcactcgaagataaaattcgtatcccCGCATGGTCATGTAGTATCCTCTATTTATCTTCTATTATCCAAGAACCATCAAGATAACACTAGTACCCTTTTTGGTGCTGAATATAGCTGCTGGGCTATGACCTTTCCGTACTAACCTCTCTCAGGATTGAATCCACCATAACAAATGTCCCTGACCTTCCTATACCAGCACTAATaggaaaataaatattcaaGATGTCACTAAATGATAACCATTacttattttataataattataaaataataattattattaatttattagaGAGCTTAGGCAAACACGACGATGACGAAAGCGAGaatgtcatctgaaaatgtgactttgTGTTTctgcaaacatttttcaattgttcaacctcattatgcttgaaaaatgtgttctaactatcctggaagtAAATTGAAACCAGTGCTTGGGAcgtaagaagacaaaattgaacatttgtcatcatatgctcacgtcgtccacacaactgcaaaacaggtcatttcacgtcgtagaaagaacgagatcgtctacaaaatgtcaaaaaatgaaaaatgcatgtgcaaagcgtgcgaaaatactgtttttcattgtcaaatatgcaaatttgtggggtttttgttgccgtcgtcgtcgtggttgcttaagcttcctaatattatttttcaacagCATTGTTAAGGGAAGGGatgtttttgattttctttgcaatgtTACCTGCAGTGAATCACTGATGGCCCAACATCAGGGGAGAGGACTCCCTTTTGGCGCACTTCAAAAAGAAATGCCAGGAAAGTAGCAGGTGAAGTTGGTACTCCAAAATCAGGCCATGTTTGATAATGAAAATGATATATGCAACGTTTTTCTCCTGTCTGTGAAAATAGACAAAAAAGGACAAGTGTACTGTAATTGCACAGATCTGTTATGACACAAAAACACAAGCAATTTCAGGTAGATGCATTCCACATTATTTGCACATcttcttgatttgaaaacaagacATAAACCTAATCTTGGCCTGGAAAAAATTAGAGAAAGCCTTGCACAAGCTAATGTCAGCCCCAATGATGTAAATACTGGTATGATGTTTAAGAGACACTGTGATGGTTCTATACtataaagtaataattattgtgcccctaaaaataattattgtgtaaaTAAAAAGTATGAGCATTTCGGAACTAAACTGCttgagagacaaaagatgatgATCAGAAAAATATACAAGGCTGGCACATTAAAAGGACTAACTCTTTCTAACTTTCCACTGATAGGCCAACCAAGATTCATGGATTTTCCACAGAAATTTGTTTGGGGGAAATTACACTAGCAGTACTGTACCCTTGACATCAGAACAAAAACTACTGTACCCCAAATGACTATTCAAACTAGAGGACCAGCCAAGATCTTGTCTCAATGACAACTATAATTCCTAGCACAATAATTATCACTTCAATTTTTGCAGTCAGTAATAATCTAGTAGCAATTGGATTTATTATTGGCTACTGTATGTTGCAgattaatttgatttcaggtcaaaatgagtttaacctaggttgatttgtaatttctttgtctctttttatgataatgaataccagagataaagaaattacagatcaaCCTAGgctaaatcattttgacctgaaatcaaattcaacctGCAGCAGCTACCGTACTATAACATTTATTGATAGAAGCTAAATTAATTTAGTTTTAATGGCATACATACCACAAAATTTTCTAGTTCAAGAGTTCGAATAGTGAAGTACTCATTGCCCACTTCCTTGAGATAGTAGACTTTGAAATCCTCAAATTCAAGCATATCAGAATGACCTGCTGCTTGCCCGCATGGCCAGTATTGGAAACATTTTACCTGCATAAGATAACAgcacaaaaccaaaataaacagcttgttgtaaaaaaaaaaaaacactacagACAAAGCATAGTAAGTAGATACTCACCTGATTCTTTTCCACCACTCTGTTTAACATTATAATTGCTGTAGTGTTTTGTTCCCATATCATTTGCCAAAAGTGTTTAGCAGTGTGTGATAAAGGTCCCTGCCAAGAAGTAGAAGAGCTATTTCAAGAAATTACTTCTTGCAAAATTTGAGGCTTTTTGTCTTGAGGAGAGAACAGTTTcaataagaagacaaaaatggaGAACTGAAACAGCTAGTTTTCTTGATGTAAACATTATGAAATGGCACAGATTGTAACAGTAATTTATTGAAGATGTCCACTGTATGACTAAACTTGATTGTACAggttttgaaacaatttcacaATACTGAACACACAGAATGGACAATGTTGATTGAGATTTTATGTCTAAAAAGCATTGTAACTTCTATAAAAAGGTTACAATTATTGaagcttttttgtttctcattgttTCTATCCTTGTATTCTAGAGATCTGTCAAAGTGAAGAGGTATCACTGTCAAAGTGAAGAGGTATCACTGTCAAAGTGAAGAGGTATCACTGTCAAAGTGAAGAGGTATCCAAGGTCTTAAGATGGATTctgttcaaagttcgagcaatacttgccaaaattatttactaaaaatctactcacagcacggtaacttcctgaatgctatttaaaacatctcattgtaattcagttctctaagtgacccgcgatgaaatccccaagcattctcgagaaatttaatgtcaaacttcataagaatgctaaaagcgagtgttattgtgtttacaactaacgcaaaatgtcctttttaactgaaatatggataacttcaagttcaattttctctcgcggggtcagcttgagagcttaaatctcgataggatcttcttacctttattcaaaatattaccatgctaagaggattatttttttggtaacttaatttttgccaatttttgccattattgctcgaatgttgcgCGGAAACCATCTTAAGTATTACACTCCTCCTTGTACTACTTCACTTCAGAATAAACAAACCTGAGTAAGAATGTATCTTCTGTTTAACCTTGAAATCTGTTGAAAAAAAGTCAAACACAGGTTTCTACTTGGGCAAAATATGactaaataacaaaatataaaaatcaaATGTCTCAATAAATGTGGATAAAGAGTACAATCAAGGTTACAGTACCAAACCATGAGCAAGCCATGTCAAGTTTTACAATAAAACTGCTAAAACATGTTGCTTACAGTTCCAGtagagagaaaaacaaacaccaagatgaaaaaaaaacaacaacaatttaaatgaggttaaacgaagtttaaccaggtaaacaactaggagcgtCTGCAGTCAGTTGGTCAGTGGGATTAGTATGCTTGCGCATGCATGGAATTCCTTGTGCTCCGGGCCGTAGGGCTTATTCATCAGTGGGGCGGGGAGTAGGAGCTGTATGTGTGGAGCatttagcagtttttgttccctcccttccccacccttaactttccactgtgtatcagtgtgacgggtgcctgtcttatctagggcgtgggggctcatggctgggttgtcaggtttggccagccatcagtgcggtctccatcttggagctggttgccaatagtggtagctccaggatgtctcgggcacccaacctccacagtcTCAGGGCGACGAagttgtttatatatatataatgttTCCATTAGAAAATGCTGCTATCTACAACTTCCTACTCCCCTGTTTGAACTTTCCATGGCAAgagggacaaacaaacaactacTTTCCAGAGTATAAGTCAACCTTTTCAGTCTTAAGaatcagttaaaaaaaatcaacttccACCTGCACATAGCCCAAAACTTTAACAGTCACTTAGCGGGTTGAAAAGTAACACTTCAGTGGTATAACAATAGAAATTCATAAATACACAAGAGTAAAACCATCCtgtttctgcttttcttatcAAGAAACATCAAGAGTAATTCATGTCATTGTGTTTGTAGCCCCTCATCCAGCTTTGTAATCTAGCAACTGAGTCATACAAGATGGCAGCTTGTTTTGATGTAActtccttcctttttgttttttgagatttttccTGACATAAAGAGCTTCCAACCATCACTAAAATGTTGGAcccttttttaaaataacttgtcAAACTTTTAATGCCATTCTTACAGAAATTAGTTTGTCATTAGATTAAAATGGTTTTTCTGATACAACAAAATGATAAGGATATTGAACAAAAAACAGGTTTTACAACTCAAATAAGTAGATTCTCAGcttaaagttaaaaaattgGGTTGACTTGTACACCAGAAAATACAGTATTTCAGAGGATCCTTATACCTACTGAAGGCACTGTGCATGCAGATTTTTTAAATGCAAGCTGAGGAGCTGTTCTGTACACAGCCCAAGCAACAAACAGAGAAGGAAGTGATAACAGGAAACATCTCTAACATTAAATCTTCGTGTCATGCAACATCCTCATGACCAGGGTTGTATGTACTTAACATGAAAGTAACTATAAAATACCTCAACAAGATTGGCATTTATATAGTCTGGTGGTCCATCCTTCAAAATAACCCGGCTGTGGTCatctgaaataaaacaactcTTCCCTTGAGTAACAATGGAATTAAAAGAAACTTGTACAAAAGTTGATGGGACCAGCTTGAGCAGTTTTTAAAGCGGTGAAAAACTGTAAAGCTCAATCAAAAAAtcttaattaaaagaaaatatacatatacaaatatatatatatatatatatatatatatatatatatatatatatatatatatatataactaactgcagacagtactgtttcggccttctgggcctcatcatatatatatatatatatatatatatatatatatatctgactggatttacaaaaagatacctcccaatgctgggacaattattataatttagcacattcagatgcacaacaaagggcttgctcttggcagctatgattccaactaggatcaaactctagcctagcctcaacaatgccacttgtagacttcactcacatctaaccgctgactataactatatcacaaggctgtgtcacaggactactgactatgattgacaaaggcaacatttaatagccaactgactaaaacaagctaa carries:
- the LOC141875768 gene encoding tyrosine-protein phosphatase non-receptor type 2-like isoform X1; the encoded protein is MLAELQELDESKGWQRLFQRLNWEASQKAGSLTAARLPENRQLNRYRDVLPYDHSRVILKDGPPDYINANLVEISRLNRRYILTQGPLSHTAKHFWQMIWEQNTTAIIMLNRVVEKNQVKCFQYWPCGQAAGHSDMLEFEDFKVYYLKEVGNEYFTIRTLELENFVTGEKRCIYHFHYQTWPDFGVPTSPATFLAFLFEVRQKGVLSPDVGPSVIHCSAGIGRSGTFVMVDSILREIESTGDMEQISITDVLLEIRQYRVGLIQTPDQLRFTYLAILEGVKVLMPDIYQKATENHWKANEERENEKENLGEVTTGDAKSEEDSGDETPPPVPERHRPEDAASTADEPRAKIIRLSEDEPKADNVVFTESSEGSDEIIDLSSRSDSEQSGHSAEEEIESSQVSTKEDIKKGNEIPSGQTESLQAEEEDKVAVHQVNNDSSEMEKTSEQGKGELMKSKAEKQETSEVIQETGTGPQETSEAIKVEGESEFIRTANETTKTESATEIRRRKRAERNERITNLVDNIKKKVQREEDAKAWKSRLKKAVFVAAVCSIAYVTFRYLTSG
- the LOC141875768 gene encoding tyrosine-protein phosphatase non-receptor type 2-like isoform X2 produces the protein MLAELQELDESKGWQRLFQRLNWEASQKAGSLTAARLPENRQLNRYRDVLPYDHSRVILKDGPPDYINANLVEISRLNRRYILTQGPLSHTAKHFWQMIWEQNTTAIIMLNRVVEKNQVKCFQYWPCGQAAGHSDMLEFEDFKVYYLKEVGNEYFTIRTLELENFVTGEKRCIYHFHYQTWPDFGVPTSPATFLAFLFEVRQKGVLSPDVGPSVIHCSAGIGRSGTFVMVDSILREIESTGDMEQISITDVLLEIRQYRVGLIQTPDQLRFTYLAILEGVKVLMPDIYQKATENHWKANEERENEKENLGEVTTGDAKSEEDSGDETPPPVPERHRPEDAASTADEPRAKIIRLSEDEQSGHSAEEEIESSQVSTKEDIKKGNEIPSGQTESLQAEEEDKVAVHQVNNDSSEMEKTSEQGKGELMKSKAEKQETSEVIQETGTGPQETSEAIKVEGESEFIRTANETTKTESATEIRRRKRAERNERITNLVDNIKKKVQREEDAKAWKSRLKKAVFVAAVCSIAYVTFRYLTSG